A region of Homo sapiens chromosome X, GRCh38.p14 Primary Assembly DNA encodes the following proteins:
- the GPR143 gene encoding G-protein coupled receptor 143 isoform X2, with product MVIRSTVWLGFPNFVDSVSDMNHTEIWPAAFCVGSAMWIQLLYSACFWWLFCYAVDAYLVIRRSAGLSTILLYHIMAWGLATLLCVEGAAMLYYPSVSRCERGLDHAIPHYVTMYLPLLLVLVANPILFQKTVTAVASLLKGRQGIYTENERRMGAVIKIRFFKIMLVLIICWLSNIINESLLFYLEMQTDINGGSLKPVRTAAKTTWFIMGILNPAQGFLLSLAFYGWTGCSLGFQSPRKEIQWESLTTSAAEGAHPSPLMPHENPASGKVSQVGGQTSDEALSMLSEGSDASTIEIHTASESCNKNEGDPALPTHGDL from the exons ATGGTGATCCGGTCCACCGTGTGGTTAGGATTCCCAAATTTTGTTGACAGCGTCTCGGATATGAACCACACGGAAATTTGGCCTGCTGCTTTCTGCGTGGGGAGTGCG ATGTGGATCCAGCTGTTGTACAGTGCCTGCTTCTGGTGGCTGTTTTGCTATGCAGTGGATGCTTATCTGGTGATCCGGAGATCGGCAGGACTGAG CACCATCCTGCTGTATCACATCATGGCGTGGGGCCTGGCCACCCTGCTCTGTGTGGAGGGAGCCGCCATGCTCTACTACCCTTCCGTGTCCAG GTGTGAGCGGGGCCTGGACCACGCCATCCCCCACTATGTCACCATGTACCTGCCCCTGCTGCTGGTTCTCGTGGCGAACCCCATCCTGTTCCAAAAGACAGTGACTGCAG TGGCCTCTTTACTTAAAGGAAGACAAGGCATTTACACGGAGAACGAGAGGAGGATGGGAGCCGTGATCAAGATCCGATTTTTCAAAATCATGCTGGTTTTAATTATTTG tTGGTTGTCGAATATCATCAATGAAAGCCTTTTATTCTATCTTGAGATGCAAACAGATATCAATGGAGGTTCTTTGAAACCTGTCAGAACTGCAGCCAAGACCACATGGTTTATTATG GGAATCCTGAATCCAGCCCAGGGATTTCTCTTGTCTTTGGCCTTCTACGGCTGGACAGGATGCAGCCTGGGTTTTCAGTCTCCCAGGAAGGAGATCCAGTGGGAATCACTGACCACCTCGGCTGCTGAGGGGGCTCACCCATCCCCACTGATGCCCCATGAAAACCCTGCTTCCGGGAAGGTGTCTCAAGTGGGTGGGCAGACTTCTGACGAAGCCCTGAGCATGCTGTCTGAAG
- the GPR143 gene encoding G-protein coupled receptor 143 isoform 2 (isoform 2 is encoded by transcript variant 2) codes for MASPRLGTFCCPTRDAATQLVLSFQPRAFHALCLGSGGLRLALGLLQLLPGRRPAGPGSPATSPPASVRILRAAAACDLLGCLGMVIRSTVWLGFPNFVDSVSDMNHTEIWPAAFCVGSAMWIQLLYSACFWWLFCYAVDAYLVIRRSAGLSTILLYHIMAWGLATLLCVEGAAMLYYPSVSRCERGLDHAIPHYVTMYLPLLLVLVANPILFQKTVTAVASLLKGRQGIYTENERRMGAVIKIRFFKIMLVLIICWLSNIINESLLFYLEMQTDINGGSLKPVRTAAKTTWFIMGILNPAQGFLLSLAFYGWTGCSLGFQSPRKEIQWESLTTSAAEGAHPSPLMPHENPASGKVSQVGGQTSDEALSMLSEDEMNARTLTKVGP; via the exons ATGGCCTCCCCGCGCCTAGGGACCTTCTGCTGCCCCACGCGGGACGCAGCCACGCAGCTCGTGCTGAGCTTCCAGCCGCGGGCCTTCCACGCGCTCTGCCTGGGCAGCGGCGGGCTCCGCTTGGCGCTGGGCCTTCTGCAGCTGCTGCCCGGCCGCCGGCCCGCGGGCCCCGGGTCCCCCGCGACGTCCCCGCCGGCCTCGGTCCGCATCCTGCGCGCTGCCGCTGCCTGCGACCTTCTCGGCTGCCTGG GTATGGTGATCCGGTCCACCGTGTGGTTAGGATTCCCAAATTTTGTTGACAGCGTCTCGGATATGAACCACACGGAAATTTGGCCTGCTGCTTTCTGCGTGGGGAGTGCG ATGTGGATCCAGCTGTTGTACAGTGCCTGCTTCTGGTGGCTGTTTTGCTATGCAGTGGATGCTTATCTGGTGATCCGGAGATCGGCAGGACTGAG CACCATCCTGCTGTATCACATCATGGCGTGGGGCCTGGCCACCCTGCTCTGTGTGGAGGGAGCCGCCATGCTCTACTACCCTTCCGTGTCCAG GTGTGAGCGGGGCCTGGACCACGCCATCCCCCACTATGTCACCATGTACCTGCCCCTGCTGCTGGTTCTCGTGGCGAACCCCATCCTGTTCCAAAAGACAGTGACTGCAG TGGCCTCTTTACTTAAAGGAAGACAAGGCATTTACACGGAGAACGAGAGGAGGATGGGAGCCGTGATCAAGATCCGATTTTTCAAAATCATGCTGGTTTTAATTATTTG tTGGTTGTCGAATATCATCAATGAAAGCCTTTTATTCTATCTTGAGATGCAAACAGATATCAATGGAGGTTCTTTGAAACCTGTCAGAACTGCAGCCAAGACCACATGGTTTATTATG GGAATCCTGAATCCAGCCCAGGGATTTCTCTTGTCTTTGGCCTTCTACGGCTGGACAGGATGCAGCCTGGGTTTTCAGTCTCCCAGGAAGGAGATCCAGTGGGAATCACTGACCACCTCGGCTGCTGAGGGGGCTCACCCATCCCCACTGATGCCCCATGAAAACCCTGCTTCCGGGAAGGTGTCTCAAGTGGGTGGGCAGACTTCTGACGAAGCCCTGAGCATGCTGTCTGAAG
- the GPR143 gene encoding G-protein coupled receptor 143 isoform 1 (isoform 1 is encoded by transcript variant 1): MASPRLGTFCCPTRDAATQLVLSFQPRAFHALCLGSGGLRLALGLLQLLPGRRPAGPGSPATSPPASVRILRAAAACDLLGCLGMVIRSTVWLGFPNFVDSVSDMNHTEIWPAAFCVGSAMWIQLLYSACFWWLFCYAVDAYLVIRRSAGLSTILLYHIMAWGLATLLCVEGAAMLYYPSVSRCERGLDHAIPHYVTMYLPLLLVLVANPILFQKTVTAVASLLKGRQGIYTENERRMGAVIKIRFFKIMLVLIICWLSNIINESLLFYLEMQTDINGGSLKPVRTAAKTTWFIMGILNPAQGFLLSLAFYGWTGCSLGFQSPRKEIQWESLTTSAAEGAHPSPLMPHENPASGKVSQVGGQTSDEALSMLSEGSDASTIEIHTASESCNKNEGDPALPTHGDL; this comes from the exons ATGGCCTCCCCGCGCCTAGGGACCTTCTGCTGCCCCACGCGGGACGCAGCCACGCAGCTCGTGCTGAGCTTCCAGCCGCGGGCCTTCCACGCGCTCTGCCTGGGCAGCGGCGGGCTCCGCTTGGCGCTGGGCCTTCTGCAGCTGCTGCCCGGCCGCCGGCCCGCGGGCCCCGGGTCCCCCGCGACGTCCCCGCCGGCCTCGGTCCGCATCCTGCGCGCTGCCGCTGCCTGCGACCTTCTCGGCTGCCTGG GTATGGTGATCCGGTCCACCGTGTGGTTAGGATTCCCAAATTTTGTTGACAGCGTCTCGGATATGAACCACACGGAAATTTGGCCTGCTGCTTTCTGCGTGGGGAGTGCG ATGTGGATCCAGCTGTTGTACAGTGCCTGCTTCTGGTGGCTGTTTTGCTATGCAGTGGATGCTTATCTGGTGATCCGGAGATCGGCAGGACTGAG CACCATCCTGCTGTATCACATCATGGCGTGGGGCCTGGCCACCCTGCTCTGTGTGGAGGGAGCCGCCATGCTCTACTACCCTTCCGTGTCCAG GTGTGAGCGGGGCCTGGACCACGCCATCCCCCACTATGTCACCATGTACCTGCCCCTGCTGCTGGTTCTCGTGGCGAACCCCATCCTGTTCCAAAAGACAGTGACTGCAG TGGCCTCTTTACTTAAAGGAAGACAAGGCATTTACACGGAGAACGAGAGGAGGATGGGAGCCGTGATCAAGATCCGATTTTTCAAAATCATGCTGGTTTTAATTATTTG tTGGTTGTCGAATATCATCAATGAAAGCCTTTTATTCTATCTTGAGATGCAAACAGATATCAATGGAGGTTCTTTGAAACCTGTCAGAACTGCAGCCAAGACCACATGGTTTATTATG GGAATCCTGAATCCAGCCCAGGGATTTCTCTTGTCTTTGGCCTTCTACGGCTGGACAGGATGCAGCCTGGGTTTTCAGTCTCCCAGGAAGGAGATCCAGTGGGAATCACTGACCACCTCGGCTGCTGAGGGGGCTCACCCATCCCCACTGATGCCCCATGAAAACCCTGCTTCCGGGAAGGTGTCTCAAGTGGGTGGGCAGACTTCTGACGAAGCCCTGAGCATGCTGTCTGAAG